A section of the Dendrosporobacter quercicolus genome encodes:
- a CDS encoding MurR/RpiR family transcriptional regulator, which produces MSNLFSQIRTRYHVLSPAQKHIADFVLNNSEQVMLFSLGDLAEKCSTSETTILRFLRKLGFDSYQVFRVKIAQDLSNNTTQAIYEEIQNGDTAEQIRQKVIMSTVASIQDLNNLIDPELLVKVADLITKAQRILFCGAGASGAVAIDAFHKFLRLGFDVSYHNDAHFMSIACASADEKALVVVISHSGESRDILDAASLAKGNGAPVVALTSYGHSSVVKFADFVLLSSSNETKYRSDAMVSRILQLVIVDMLYVNVVLKLGNKGIDRVNKSRLAVAKKKV; this is translated from the coding sequence ATGTCGAATCTATTTTCGCAGATACGAACGCGCTATCATGTGTTGTCGCCGGCGCAAAAACACATTGCGGATTTTGTGCTGAATAACTCGGAACAGGTGATGTTATTTTCCCTGGGAGATCTAGCCGAGAAATGCAGTACCAGTGAAACCACAATTCTGCGTTTTTTACGTAAACTTGGGTTTGATTCCTATCAGGTGTTCCGGGTTAAAATTGCCCAGGATTTATCCAACAATACTACGCAGGCTATTTATGAAGAAATCCAGAACGGCGATACCGCGGAACAAATCCGTCAAAAAGTTATCATGTCGACGGTAGCTTCTATTCAGGACCTGAATAATCTGATTGATCCCGAATTGCTGGTTAAGGTAGCGGACCTTATTACCAAAGCCCAGCGGATTTTATTTTGCGGCGCCGGCGCTTCCGGCGCGGTTGCTATTGATGCATTTCATAAATTTTTGCGGCTGGGTTTTGATGTGTCCTACCATAATGACGCTCATTTTATGAGCATCGCCTGCGCCAGCGCCGATGAAAAGGCCTTGGTAGTGGTCATCAGCCATTCCGGCGAAAGCCGGGATATTCTGGATGCCGCCAGTCTGGCCAAGGGAAACGGCGCGCCGGTCGTGGCTTTAACCAGCTATGGTCATTCTTCCGTGGTCAAATTCGCCGATTTTGTACTGTTAAGTTCGTCAAATGAAACCAAATACCGCTCGGATGCGATGGTTTCCCGGATACTGCAGCTGGTGATTGTGGATATGCTGTATGTGAACGTGGTATTGAAGCTTGGCAATAAGGGCATTGATCGTGTGAATAAATCCCGGTTGGCGGTTGCCAAGAAGAAGGTCTAA
- a CDS encoding PrkA family serine protein kinase, translating into MTDFDFGSMIKKDRSERKHQQFSGTLLDYLAIVKENPSVAMLAHRRMYELLSDPGVQILKTEENARLKRIHGSGILKKYNFFTNDFYGIDKSIMQLMRYFHSAAMKGEEARQVLYLVGPVGAGKSSLMEALKRALEMSAPIYALKDCPMREEPLHLIPKHLRPEFEQVLGVKIEGDLCPVCRHRLKNDYQGEYEKFPVTMSEFSIRSRKGVGVVPPVDPNNQDTSVLSGSVDISKMDMYAEDDPRVMSLNGAFNVGNRGIVEFIEVFKNDVEYLHTMITATQEKSIPSPGKGSMIYFDGIILAHSNESEWNRFKSDHTNEAILDRIVKVEVPYCLELDEEVKIYKKILNNSSFQAHIAPHTLELASMFAILSRLSPSNKVDALTKLKIYNGEEIVEKGSTKKIDISELRDEANREGMSGISTRFIMKALGSTLAEAESDCINPIALLDTLIKAVKDMAVADDDRKRYLGFLQDVLKKEYNKILEKEVTKAFIHGYQEQAESLFNNYLDHAEAFVNSTKLKDGNTGEELEPDSKFLQSIEEQIGITGTATLGFRQDVTAYMFSLLRNGAKIDYRSYEPLKEAIEKKLTVSVKELSRVVTKSRVRDDEQDSKYNAMVEEMKRNGYCGHCCNVILKYAANNLWKD; encoded by the coding sequence ATGACTGATTTTGATTTTGGCAGTATGATTAAGAAAGACCGTAGCGAAAGGAAGCATCAGCAGTTTAGCGGAACTTTACTTGACTATTTAGCTATTGTCAAGGAAAACCCCAGTGTAGCTATGCTGGCTCACCGGCGAATGTACGAGTTACTTAGCGATCCTGGTGTGCAGATCTTAAAAACCGAAGAAAATGCCCGGTTGAAGCGGATTCATGGCAGTGGGATTTTGAAAAAATACAATTTCTTTACGAATGATTTTTATGGTATTGACAAAAGCATCATGCAATTGATGCGCTATTTTCATTCAGCGGCAATGAAAGGTGAAGAGGCGCGGCAGGTGCTGTATCTGGTCGGCCCGGTCGGCGCCGGTAAGTCTTCACTAATGGAAGCGTTGAAAAGGGCGCTGGAAATGAGTGCGCCAATCTATGCGTTAAAGGACTGCCCGATGAGGGAGGAACCGCTGCATCTCATTCCCAAGCATTTGCGGCCCGAATTTGAGCAGGTGCTGGGTGTAAAAATTGAGGGTGATCTTTGTCCGGTTTGCCGTCATCGCCTGAAGAATGACTATCAGGGCGAGTATGAAAAATTTCCGGTGACTATGAGCGAGTTTTCCATCAGGTCGCGCAAGGGCGTTGGCGTTGTGCCGCCGGTTGACCCCAATAACCAGGATACCTCGGTACTGTCCGGTTCGGTTGATATTTCCAAAATGGATATGTATGCCGAGGATGATCCCCGGGTGATGTCGCTAAACGGCGCTTTTAATGTCGGTAATCGCGGAATTGTCGAGTTCATTGAGGTTTTTAAAAACGATGTTGAATATTTGCATACCATGATAACAGCAACCCAGGAGAAATCCATCCCCTCGCCCGGCAAAGGCTCGATGATTTACTTTGACGGCATTATCCTGGCCCACTCCAATGAGTCGGAATGGAACCGGTTTAAGTCCGATCACACCAATGAAGCAATTCTGGACAGAATTGTTAAGGTCGAAGTTCCTTATTGCCTGGAGCTCGACGAGGAAGTAAAAATCTACAAAAAGATTCTTAACAACAGTTCTTTTCAGGCTCATATTGCTCCTCATACCCTTGAACTGGCCTCCATGTTTGCCATTTTGTCCAGGCTGAGTCCATCCAATAAAGTGGATGCGCTGACGAAACTGAAAATTTACAATGGCGAAGAAATTGTGGAGAAAGGGTCAACAAAGAAAATTGATATCAGCGAATTGCGGGATGAAGCGAACCGGGAAGGCATGAGCGGCATATCGACCCGCTTTATCATGAAAGCCCTGGGCTCTACGCTGGCTGAGGCGGAAAGCGACTGCATCAATCCCATTGCCCTTCTGGATACGCTGATTAAAGCGGTCAAGGATATGGCTGTGGCCGATGATGACCGGAAACGGTATTTGGGCTTTTTACAGGATGTGTTGAAGAAAGAATACAATAAGATTCTGGAAAAAGAAGTGACCAAGGCTTTTATTCACGGTTATCAGGAGCAGGCGGAAAGCTTATTCAATAATTATCTCGATCATGCCGAAGCCTTTGTTAATTCAACCAAGCTTAAAGACGGCAACACGGGGGAAGAGCTTGAACCTGACAGTAAGTTCCTGCAGTCCATTGAGGAGCAAATCGGCATTACCGGTACGGCTACGCTAGGATTCCGTCAGGATGTTACCGCCTATATGTTTTCGCTGCTGCGCAACGGGGCAAAAATCGATTATCGCAGTTATGAGCCGCTGAAAGAAGCCATAGAGAAAAAATTAACCGTTTCAGTCAAAGAGCTGTCACGGGTGGTGACAAAATCCAGGGTGCGGGATGACGAGCAGGACAGCAAATATAATGCGATGGTGGAAGAAATGAAGCGTAATGGTTACTGCGGCCACTGCTGCAATGTAATATTAAAATATGCCGCTAATAACCTATGGAAGGACTAG
- the yhbH gene encoding sporulation protein YhbH: MALFKEGSLTPSDRSQWDRKRHRQLVEQAIKKNMGGIIAEESIIGQDGNKKFKIPVKGIKEYQFIYGANNQGAGAGDGTQERGQVIGKRGGQPQAGNGDQAGSQPGEDIFETEITLDELVQYLFEDLQLPDMERKKFAVIEAERKCKLSGYQKKGIPPRLAKKRTVTEKIKRLKSALRTEEEEREPMGRQGFIEDDLRYRRVKEELRRNSNAVVICIMDTSGSMDQTRKYLARSFYFLLYQFVRYRHEQVEVVFVAHSTEAQEVTEDEFFHKGESGGTFISSGYAKALEIIEQRYNPAVWNIYAFHCSDGDNWDDDNSKAVTLANELCAVCNLFGYGEVAVNSYYGSIREQFKAGVKHDNFVIAAINAKEDIWPAFKKIIEKEGAGGEAHDG; the protein is encoded by the coding sequence ATGGCTTTGTTTAAAGAAGGCAGCCTAACTCCATCTGACCGCTCCCAGTGGGACCGGAAGCGGCATCGTCAGCTGGTAGAGCAGGCCATCAAGAAAAATATGGGCGGCATCATTGCTGAAGAGAGCATTATCGGTCAGGACGGCAATAAAAAGTTTAAAATCCCGGTCAAGGGGATCAAAGAATATCAGTTTATTTACGGCGCAAACAATCAGGGCGCAGGTGCGGGAGACGGTACCCAGGAGCGCGGCCAGGTCATTGGCAAGAGGGGCGGACAACCGCAGGCAGGCAATGGCGACCAGGCCGGCAGCCAGCCGGGCGAGGATATCTTCGAGACGGAAATCACGCTGGATGAGCTGGTGCAGTATCTCTTTGAGGATTTGCAGCTGCCGGATATGGAGCGCAAGAAGTTCGCCGTTATTGAAGCAGAGCGAAAATGTAAATTGTCCGGGTATCAGAAAAAAGGCATTCCGCCGCGGCTGGCCAAAAAACGAACGGTTACCGAAAAAATCAAGCGGCTTAAGTCGGCGCTGCGGACCGAGGAGGAAGAGCGCGAGCCAATGGGGCGGCAGGGCTTTATTGAAGATGATTTGCGCTATCGCCGGGTCAAGGAAGAGCTTCGCCGAAACTCTAACGCCGTCGTCATCTGCATTATGGATACGTCCGGATCAATGGATCAGACCCGTAAATATTTAGCCCGCAGTTTTTACTTCCTGTTATATCAGTTTGTCCGTTACAGGCATGAGCAGGTAGAAGTTGTGTTTGTGGCTCATAGTACCGAGGCCCAGGAAGTAACCGAGGACGAATTTTTTCACAAGGGTGAATCCGGGGGAACCTTTATCAGCAGCGGCTATGCCAAAGCGCTGGAAATTATTGAGCAGCGCTACAATCCAGCAGTCTGGAATATTTATGCCTTTCATTGCTCGGATGGCGACAACTGGGACGATGACAACAGCAAAGCAGTCACTCTGGCGAATGAGTTATGCGCGGTCTGCAATTTATTCGGCTATGGCGAGGTAGCCGTAAATTCCTATTATGGCAGCATTCGGGAGCAGTTTAAGGCAGGCGTGAAACACGACAATTTTGTCATTGCGGCGATCAACGCTAAAGAGGACATCTGGCCGGCGTTTAAAAAAATCATCGAGAAGGAAGGGGCCGGAGGTGAAGCGCATGACGGCTGA
- a CDS encoding SpoVR family protein has product MTAEYSINDLTYWNNRIEEAVKAIGLDCYEQHFEICSCEDMLCYEAYVGMPAHYPHWSYGKAYERQKTYYQYNLTGLPYEMVINSDPCLAYLMRDNTLLLQILTMAHVYGHNDFFKNNRLFKRDTRAELTLEMFKAHADRVRSYIQDPGIGPDKVERILDAAHALRFQVPRNGPGRAVSRPVLNEETPEAAAGRLQDDLLGFLAERGALVEWERDLVHIVRDESVYFMPQIETKIMNEGWASYWHYQILQQLELPQKLHLEFLQRHNLVVRPHQGQINPYFVGFKLFEYLNRQYGASQLMTIRADERDQSFLRRYLTRELCEDLSLFTHDVQGEDIVVTEVSDDEGWKKIRDVLAQSVGTGNIPVIKPQSVEQGKLMIGHSFDGRELELNYARETLNYVAALWGGTVELNTVINGQTVVLSATKN; this is encoded by the coding sequence ATGACGGCTGAATACAGCATCAATGATTTAACCTATTGGAACAACCGGATTGAAGAAGCGGTCAAAGCCATTGGCCTGGATTGCTATGAACAGCATTTTGAAATTTGCAGTTGCGAAGATATGCTGTGCTATGAGGCCTATGTCGGCATGCCGGCGCACTATCCCCACTGGAGTTACGGCAAAGCCTATGAGCGGCAGAAAACGTATTATCAGTACAATTTAACCGGCCTGCCATATGAGATGGTCATTAATTCCGATCCCTGCCTCGCCTATTTGATGCGGGACAATACGTTACTGCTGCAAATTCTGACCATGGCTCATGTCTATGGACATAATGATTTTTTCAAAAACAACCGCTTGTTTAAACGGGATACCAGGGCCGAACTGACGCTGGAAATGTTTAAAGCCCATGCCGACAGGGTCAGAAGTTATATTCAGGATCCCGGCATTGGCCCGGATAAGGTAGAGCGGATATTGGACGCCGCTCACGCCCTGCGGTTTCAGGTACCGCGCAACGGACCAGGCAGAGCTGTCAGCCGGCCGGTCTTAAATGAGGAAACCCCTGAAGCGGCAGCCGGCCGGCTGCAGGACGATTTGCTGGGGTTTCTGGCCGAACGGGGCGCGCTGGTGGAGTGGGAGCGGGATTTAGTTCATATTGTCCGGGATGAATCGGTTTATTTTATGCCGCAAATAGAGACTAAAATCATGAATGAAGGCTGGGCCAGCTACTGGCATTATCAAATATTGCAGCAGCTTGAGCTGCCGCAAAAACTGCACCTGGAATTTCTGCAGCGGCATAATCTGGTCGTTCGCCCGCATCAGGGGCAGATCAATCCTTATTTTGTCGGTTTCAAGCTGTTTGAATATCTAAACCGGCAGTATGGCGCGTCGCAGCTGATGACAATCCGGGCTGATGAACGGGATCAGTCTTTTTTGAGGCGGTACCTTACCAGGGAACTTTGCGAGGATTTGTCGCTGTTTACGCATGATGTGCAGGGAGAGGATATTGTTGTAACTGAAGTTTCGGATGACGAAGGCTGGAAAAAAATTCGGGATGTGCTGGCCCAATCAGTCGGGACAGGCAATATCCCGGTGATTAAGCCGCAAAGTGTTGAGCAGGGCAAATTAATGATCGGGCATTCTTTTGACGGACGGGAGCTTGAACTGAACTACGCCCGGGAAACGTTAAACTATGTGGCTGCTTTGTGGGGCGGAACTGTCGAATTGAATACGGTAATCAACGGTCAAACGGTTGTGCTGTCAGCAACCAAAAACTGA